In the genome of Fulvivirga maritima, one region contains:
- the mreC gene encoding rod shape-determining protein MreC: MQRLFLFLYQYRAFLIFLFLEVICLWLIVQNNSFQSAGFFNSSNRVAGNLLQSSDNVSDYFNLADVNQNLASENARLKQELEALNSRLEYLELDTTYETTDTTLVTDIDTLTQDSVQIEKYKFLSAKVINKSVRNYNNYITINKGRSEGVEPDMAVIGNDGVVGKVKTASQHFAVITSVLHSDFQISSKIDKTGDLCTAKWPGNDPYHAELLFVPRHVEVAVGDSIVTSGYNAIFPEGVPVGVVSDVEITEDALFYNITIDLASNFNEIGYVYLIKNSLKTEQDSVQQEAEKFYAQ; encoded by the coding sequence ATGCAGAGACTGTTTCTGTTTCTATATCAGTATAGAGCTTTTTTAATATTCCTGTTTCTGGAAGTGATCTGTCTTTGGTTGATAGTTCAAAACAACAGTTTTCAGAGTGCAGGCTTTTTTAATTCCTCTAACAGAGTAGCAGGAAACCTATTACAGTCTTCTGATAATGTGTCTGATTATTTTAATCTCGCAGATGTAAATCAAAACCTGGCATCAGAAAATGCCAGGTTAAAACAGGAGTTGGAAGCCTTAAACTCGCGCTTAGAATATCTGGAGCTAGATACCACTTACGAAACCACAGATACTACCTTAGTTACTGACATTGACACACTTACTCAAGACAGTGTGCAGATAGAAAAGTATAAATTTCTTAGTGCTAAGGTGATTAACAAGTCCGTAAGAAACTATAACAACTACATTACTATCAATAAAGGCCGAAGTGAAGGGGTAGAACCTGATATGGCAGTTATTGGTAATGATGGTGTAGTGGGTAAAGTGAAAACGGCCTCTCAGCACTTTGCAGTTATCACATCGGTGCTGCATAGTGATTTTCAGATATCATCAAAAATTGACAAAACAGGTGATTTATGTACTGCTAAATGGCCTGGTAATGATCCTTATCATGCTGAGTTACTATTTGTGCCTCGCCATGTAGAGGTAGCCGTGGGAGATAGCATAGTTACCTCTGGCTATAATGCCATTTTTCCTGAGGGTGTACCTGTAGGAGTGGTGAGTGATGTAGAAATCACTGAAGATGCCTTATTTTATAATATCACTATTGATCTTGCCAGTAACTTTAATGAGATAGGCTATGTCTATCTGATCAAAAATAGCTTAAAAACAGAGCAGGACTCAGTACAACAAGAAGCAGAAAAATTCTATGCTCAATAA
- a CDS encoding Rod shape-determining protein MreD produces the protein MLNKGIITQIFSFILYVLVQVLLLKNIVLFDKSFCFLYIAFLLLIPVEAKVLGLMIVGFITGIAVDIFYDSLGIHAAASVFIMFVRNYWLNMLTPQGGYDSGTVPTISSNGLRWFTSYVLPLIFLHHCVLFLLESWGFGLLGFTLTKAFFSTWFTFIVMLITQYLFYNKKRSL, from the coding sequence ATGCTCAATAAAGGGATCATAACACAAATATTTTCATTCATCCTGTATGTGCTTGTGCAGGTATTGCTTTTGAAGAACATTGTCCTTTTTGACAAGTCATTCTGTTTTTTATATATCGCTTTTTTACTTCTCATTCCTGTAGAAGCTAAGGTATTAGGGCTCATGATCGTGGGTTTTATTACTGGTATAGCTGTTGATATTTTTTATGACAGTTTGGGAATTCATGCGGCCGCTTCCGTGTTTATAATGTTTGTTAGGAATTACTGGTTAAATATGCTTACGCCACAAGGTGGGTATGATTCCGGCACGGTACCTACCATTAGCTCTAATGGTTTGAGGTGGTTTACCTCTTATGTTCTGCCACTGATTTTTTTACATCATTGTGTGCTGTTCCTGCTAGAGTCATGGGGATTTGGCCTTTTAGGTTTTACACTTACAAAAGCCTTTTTTAGTACTTGGTTCACCTTTATAGTAATGCTTATTACCCAGTATCTTTTTTATAATAAGAAAAGATCATTATGA
- the mrdA gene encoding penicillin-binding protein 2, producing MNESRKNIIQMVVVAVAVIFLVKLFSIQVLDDKYAQAATSNIIHKVIEYPYRGTIRDRNGKLIVYNTPQFDLTITPKEVRVLDTAKFCDLFEITKEELKTKYATLKAGKGFSYVKPNPFIKQLSERDLARIQDYLIDFPGFDVQARTSRAYTYPVLANALGYVSEINKRQLDRDTADYYHQGDYIGQSGLEAYYEDQLRGKRGVRFKKRNVRGIEMGDFEDGKFDTLAVRGENLITTIDIDLQRYGEELMKGKSGSIVAIEPSTGEILSLVSGPSYDPNELSGKEYSKNYYRISSDSLKPLFNRPLMAQYRPGSIFKIIQAMVGLQEGVITKQTYIPCIKYPMNCHYHGAGETLVGAITHSCNPYFYNVMKRMVNQGVSEDPFEDTRIGIKKWNDYIESFGLGSPLGIDLPSEKSGMVPSVAYYDRAYNGRPWKFSNIYSISIGEGENLVVPIQMANFAALVANRGYYYIPHLVKSVGDSGEPLPRFKEKHHTMVDDKYFDIAVEAMANVIKEGTGQYRAKLKDIEVCGKTGTVQNDPLPDHSVFIAFAPRDNPKIAVSVYVENAGQGARAAASIASLMIEKYLLGGTERPNIEAYVKKGDFL from the coding sequence ATGAACGAATCTCGCAAAAATATTATCCAAATGGTCGTGGTTGCCGTAGCGGTAATTTTTTTAGTGAAACTGTTTTCTATTCAGGTGCTTGATGATAAATATGCTCAGGCGGCCACCAGTAACATTATCCATAAAGTAATAGAATACCCTTATAGAGGTACTATTAGAGATAGAAATGGTAAGCTGATAGTATATAATACACCGCAGTTTGACCTTACCATTACCCCTAAAGAGGTAAGAGTACTAGATACTGCCAAGTTTTGCGACCTGTTTGAAATAACCAAAGAAGAACTTAAGACCAAGTATGCGACACTGAAGGCTGGTAAAGGCTTTTCTTATGTGAAGCCCAATCCATTTATTAAACAGTTATCAGAACGCGATCTGGCCCGCATACAAGATTATCTTATAGATTTTCCGGGCTTTGATGTACAAGCCAGAACAAGCAGAGCCTATACTTATCCTGTTTTAGCCAATGCTCTGGGGTATGTAAGTGAAATTAATAAAAGGCAACTGGATAGAGATACTGCAGACTATTACCATCAAGGTGATTATATTGGTCAAAGCGGATTAGAAGCTTACTATGAAGATCAACTAAGGGGAAAACGAGGCGTAAGGTTTAAAAAACGAAATGTACGCGGTATAGAAATGGGAGACTTTGAAGACGGTAAGTTTGATACTCTTGCTGTGCGTGGAGAAAATCTCATAACTACTATAGATATTGACTTGCAGCGTTATGGCGAAGAGCTGATGAAAGGCAAGTCAGGCAGTATTGTAGCTATAGAGCCATCTACAGGTGAGATACTTTCATTGGTTTCAGGTCCTTCATATGACCCTAATGAGCTTTCAGGTAAGGAATACAGTAAAAACTATTACCGAATTAGCTCTGATAGTTTAAAGCCTTTATTTAATAGACCGCTGATGGCTCAGTACAGGCCGGGGTCAATTTTTAAAATTATTCAGGCTATGGTAGGCCTGCAAGAAGGGGTGATAACCAAGCAGACGTACATACCTTGCATAAAATATCCTATGAACTGCCATTATCATGGCGCGGGAGAAACCTTGGTGGGAGCCATAACACACTCTTGTAATCCTTATTTTTATAATGTAATGAAGAGGATGGTGAACCAGGGCGTGTCAGAAGATCCGTTTGAAGATACCCGTATCGGTATTAAGAAATGGAATGACTATATAGAAAGCTTTGGACTGGGCTCTCCATTAGGTATAGACTTACCAAGCGAGAAAAGTGGCATGGTGCCTAGTGTGGCATATTATGACCGTGCTTACAATGGCAGGCCTTGGAAGTTCTCAAATATCTATTCTATATCAATTGGTGAAGGGGAAAATCTGGTTGTGCCTATTCAAATGGCCAATTTTGCCGCTTTGGTAGCTAATCGAGGGTATTATTATATTCCTCATTTGGTGAAATCAGTAGGAGATTCAGGAGAACCCTTACCACGATTTAAAGAAAAGCATCATACCATGGTAGATGATAAGTATTTCGATATAGCAGTAGAAGCGATGGCCAATGTTATAAAAGAAGGAACAGGACAGTACCGGGCTAAGCTTAAAGATATTGAGGTTTGCGGTAAAACAGGAACAGTTCAAAATGATCCTCTTCCTGATCACTCCGTTTTCATAGCTTTTGCTCCTCGGGATAATCCTAAGATTGCAGTATCAGTATATGTAGAGAATGCTGGTCAGGGTGCACGTGCTGCTGCGTCAATTGCTAGTCTTATGATTGAAAAATACTTGCTTGGTGGTACCGAAAGACCAAATATTGAAGCATACGTTAAAAAAGGAGATTTTCTATAG
- the rodA gene encoding rod shape-determining protein RodA, translated as MRRGDSIVSKIDWLTILLFFVIVMLGWLNIYAAVYDENAAQNIFSMSLNSGRQLIFIGVIIVLIIVMLVVDFKFYDTFAYIIYGGVLSLLIFILLFGREVAGSKSWFELGAFRFQPSEFAKFATCLAVAKFIGTGGFRMDQLRNQIVLFAIIAVPAVLIILQGDTGTALVYSVFILVFFREGMAPTLLILGVSAAIIFILTLMVENHIYLYGGIFLIAAAAIIFGKRTRKRIIMVLLGAAVIVSVIKSVDYVISDILKPHQQNRVKAFINPDADPLGFGWNVTQSKIAIGSGGAFGKGFLKGTQTKFDFVPEQSTDFIFCTIAEEHGWFGSFVIIGLFVSLLLRLIFVAERQKWRFARVYGYSVACILFFHFAVNIGMTIGLFPVIGIPLPMFSYGGSSLIGFTILIFILVKLDAHRGQVLVH; from the coding sequence GTGAGAAGAGGTGATAGCATAGTTTCAAAAATTGATTGGCTTACCATACTTTTATTTTTCGTGATTGTAATGTTGGGCTGGCTCAACATTTATGCTGCTGTTTATGATGAGAATGCTGCTCAGAATATTTTCAGTATGTCTCTCAATAGTGGTAGACAGCTTATATTCATAGGAGTAATCATTGTGCTCATAATAGTGATGCTCGTTGTAGATTTCAAGTTTTACGACACATTTGCTTACATTATATATGGCGGAGTACTCTCCCTTCTGATATTTATTCTACTTTTCGGCCGAGAAGTAGCAGGTTCCAAATCATGGTTTGAGTTGGGGGCTTTTAGGTTTCAACCTTCTGAGTTCGCCAAATTTGCTACCTGTTTGGCTGTGGCCAAATTTATAGGCACAGGCGGCTTTCGCATGGATCAGTTGAGGAATCAAATAGTGCTTTTTGCTATTATCGCAGTTCCTGCGGTGTTAATTATACTTCAGGGAGATACAGGTACAGCCTTGGTTTATTCTGTATTTATACTGGTTTTCTTCAGAGAAGGAATGGCACCTACGCTTTTAATATTAGGTGTTTCCGCAGCCATAATTTTTATACTCACCCTAATGGTTGAAAATCATATCTATCTATATGGTGGGATTTTCCTCATTGCGGCCGCCGCCATAATTTTTGGTAAAAGAACCCGCAAGCGTATTATAATGGTGTTGTTGGGCGCAGCAGTAATAGTGAGTGTTATCAAAAGTGTGGATTATGTGATTTCTGATATCCTCAAGCCGCACCAGCAAAACAGGGTTAAAGCATTTATTAACCCAGATGCAGACCCATTAGGTTTTGGCTGGAACGTGACACAATCTAAAATAGCCATTGGTAGTGGAGGTGCATTTGGTAAAGGCTTTTTGAAAGGCACACAGACTAAATTTGATTTTGTGCCGGAGCAGAGCACGGATTTTATATTTTGTACCATTGCTGAAGAGCATGGCTGGTTTGGTAGTTTTGTTATTATAGGCCTGTTTGTGAGTTTACTGCTTCGGTTGATATTCGTGGCTGAAAGACAGAAATGGCGGTTTGCTCGGGTGTATGGATATAGTGTCGCATGCATTTTATTCTTTCACTTTGCTGTTAATATTGGTATGACTATCGGCCTGTTTCCTGTAATAGGTATTCCTCTACCTATGTTTAGCTATGGAGGGTCCTCGCTCATTGGTTTTACTATACTTATATTTATTCTAGTGAAATTAGATGCTCACCGTGGTCAGGTATTGGTACACTAA